One Phaseolus vulgaris cultivar G19833 chromosome 11, P. vulgaris v2.0, whole genome shotgun sequence genomic window carries:
- the LOC137830161 gene encoding uncharacterized protein, producing the protein MFIHLLCAYMPKPKRIKNLLKSVAGSDKSVANYVNINATPSTTQDQTRTTSASPFGSPLPQASQSIHQQTSQPTQSQTSQVPQSQASQVPQPQTESENLESSESVPPATSESAPAQPTSESERVQPRKSRQSNHYWFVDAIDGEGVSQKLKVKVRDAHNLPTGLRVVVNYDDNFQPIGEASGLLAGVCGQLAANHVLFPISFEKWSTLPDTYKDTVWESVLKSRFCFKVNEDLAKRDVMFKIGKLWREYRCKLWNEFYDPLMSRSDLIKNVPAGLNMEQWAVFVDYRLRPSTVNMCNRNRDIRKRQIIPHTGGAMSLSRRRNNLKIETGKNIGRAEMWKITHKRKNGIYVNEEALEIGEKIDELILTNPKGGSNISPEDPIGVIFGKEHPGRVRGLSYGACPSLAFKGSTTRLSGMNHASSSSTSSNVEDKITQMENELATVKNQMNTLLAYIASRKDVPEHFAAIAANLVHASTNEASDYGSGAPSPNQVIGSSAGSKTD; encoded by the exons ATGTTCATTCATCTACTATGTGCAT ATATGCCTAAACCTAAAAGGATCAAGAACTTGCTTAAGTCAGTTGCTGGTTCAGACAAATCTGTGGCCAACTATGTAAACATTAATGCTACGCCTTCTACTACACAGGACCAGACAAGAACTACTTCTGCAAGTCCATTTGGATCTCCTCTACCACAAGCTTCTCAATCTATTCATCAACAAACCTCACAACCTACACAATCACAAACTTCACAAGTTCCACAATCACAAGCTTCACAAGTTCCACAACCACAGACTGAATCTGAAAATCTTGAATCATCTGAATCTGTACCTCCAGCAACTTCTGAATCTGCACCTGCACAACCAACTTCTGAGTCTGAAAGAGTGCAACCAAGAAAATCAAGGCAATCAAACCACTATTGGTTTGTTGATGCTATAG ATGGCGAAGGAGTTAGTCAAAAACTAAAGGTGAAGGTTAGGGATGCTCATAACTTACCTACCGGATTACGTGTGGTGGTGAACTATGATGACAATTTTCAACCAATTGGAGAAGCATCTGGTTTACTTGCTGGAGTTTGTGGACAACTAGCAGCAAATCATGTATTGTTCCctattagttttgaaaagtgGTCAACTTTGCCAGATACTTACAAGGATACAGTGTGGGAGAGTGTACTAAAG TCTCGATTTTGTTTCAAAGTAAATGAAGATTTGGCTAAAAGAGATGTTATGTTTAAAATTGGGAAACTGTGGAGGGAATACAGATGCAAGCTTTGGAATGAATTTTATGACCCTCTTATGAGCAGAAGTGACCTCATCAAGAATGTTCCAGCTGGATTAAACATGGAACAATGGGCTGTTTTTGTTGATTATCGTTTGAGGCCTTCTACAGTG AACATGTGTAATAGAAATAGAGATATAAGGAAGAGACAAATTATTCCTCACACTGGTGGTGCTATGTCTTtgtcaagaagaagaaataatttg AAAATTGAGACTGGTAAAAATATTGGACGAGCTGAAATGTGGAAGATCACACATAAGAGGAAAAATGGCATATATGTGAATGAAGAGGCGCTGGAAATTGGG GAAAAAATTGATGAACTAATATTGACAAATCCAAAAGGTGGTTCAAATATATCTCCAGAAGATCCAATTGGTGTCATATTTGGTAAGGAGCATCCGGGTCGAGTTAGAGGGCTATCATATGGAGCTTGTCCCAGCCTTGCTTTCAAAGGATCCACAACAAGGCTAAGTGGTATGAACCATGCTTCCTCTAGTTCAACTTCATCAAATGTGGAGGACAAGATAACTCAAATGGAAAATGAGCTTGCAACTGTGAAAAATCAAATGAACACTTTGCTTGCTTATATTGCTTCAAGAAAAGACGTTCCAGAACATTTTGCTGCAATAGCAGCTAATTTGGTTCATGCATCCACCAATgag gcatcagattatggaagtggtgctccatcacctaatcaagtaataggatcaagtgccggaagcaaaactgattag